The following coding sequences lie in one Flavobacterium sediminis genomic window:
- a CDS encoding metallophosphoesterase family protein: MKKILLLSDTHGYIDDAILKYVKQADEVWHAGDIGDLTVTDTIQKLKPLRAVYGNIDDAQARLEFPLNNRFMCEEVDVWITHIGGYPDKYNISVREELRRNPPDLFICGHSHILKVQYDQKLKLLHMNPGAAGKHGFHHVRTMLRFEIDGKKIEKLEVVELGLRASIS, from the coding sequence ATGAAAAAAATACTTCTTTTGTCAGATACGCACGGTTATATTGACGATGCCATTCTAAAATATGTGAAACAAGCAGACGAAGTCTGGCATGCAGGAGATATCGGAGATTTAACGGTAACGGATACCATACAGAAGTTAAAACCGTTACGGGCGGTGTACGGGAATATTGATGATGCACAGGCTCGATTAGAGTTTCCGTTAAACAACCGTTTTATGTGTGAGGAAGTGGATGTGTGGATCACCCATATCGGAGGGTATCCGGACAAATATAATATTAGTGTAAGAGAAGAATTAAGACGTAATCCGCCGGATCTTTTTATTTGCGGGCACTCTCATATCCTAAAAGTACAATACGATCAGAAACTGAAACTCTTACACATGAATCCCGGTGCTGCCGGAAAGCACGGATTTCATCATGTACGAACCATGTTGCGTTTTGAAATTGACGGAAAAAAGATCGAAAAACTGGAAGTCGTTGAATTAGGACTTCGCGCCTCGATCA